AGTCCTTGATGTAACCCTCCACCAAAACAACGCGGACCAGGCCGTTTTCGAAATTCTGCTGTGGCAGGAACGCATAGGACAGCAGGTAGCCGTCCTCCTGGTAGCGGCGGGTGATGCCACGGGTTGCTTCGATCAATTGCGCGAGGTTGGTCTCGCGGCCAATCAGCGGTGCGTAGACTTGGGCCGTCTCGGTCAGGGGGTAAATGGTGCCGCCTTCGATCTGCAGCTTGCGAATGGTGACCTTGGTGTCCATCAACAGGGGCTGGCCGGCAGTCGGCGGTGCTTCAGGCACTTGGGTTTGTGGCGTGGCCGGTCGATAGGCATCGGCGGGCAGGTTGGGTACCGGCAAGGTGCGCACGCTGTCATTGCTGTTCAAAAAGCTGGGAAGGGGCTCGGCCTGGGCGTAAGCGCTGAGGGTTAGCATTAACAACGGCGTTAATACGCGCATAGGACACTCCATGGTCAACTGCAGCAGCGCTTCGGGCCCGCCGGGTTCTGGGACTCGGTTCGGGAGGGTGGCGGCTCATCACACAAGGCGTCGCCCATAAAAAAGACGAGAGACTTATTTAGGGTCTCTCGTCTCAACCAAGCGTAGGCGCTGTAGGGGAGGCCGTCTAATCGGCCAGGTGCATTTCTATTTACCGGTCAGGCCGTTCAACAAACCGCCCAGACCGCCTGTGGCTGTAGTGCCGCCGGTGGTTGTGGCAGTGCCTGTGGTCGTGGTGGTGGCGCCGATGTTCAAGCCACCGAGCAGGCCACCGCTGGTGCCGGTAGTGCCGCCGGTAACCAAGCCACCCACCGAACCTACAGTGTTGCCGACAGCCGTTACGGTGGTGCCCACTGCGTTGGTGATCGGGTTGGCATTGGCGGCAGTCAGGTTGGTGCCTACGCTGCTGACTGCCCCTCCCACTTGCGTCACCAGGCCGTTGACCGGAGCGCCAACGCCAGTGGTAGTACCGATGTTTTGCGTCAGCGCGGTGACGCCGGATGTGACCGGGTTAAGCGCGGCGCCGACATTGGTTGCCACTGCCGCGACTGGTGCCGTGGCGCCTGTGTTGGCGACACCTGTACCACCCAGCACAGTCCCTACCGAAGCGATGGTGTTGCCCAGCGCGCCACCGGTTACACCCGCTGCACTGACCGTGCCGTTGGTGTTGCCGACATTCAGGCCGGTACCGACGTTGCTGACCAGGCCGCCGACCAGTTCTGGAATGCCGGGAGCTGCGGTGCCACCGGTTGGGGCGACATAGCCGCCAGACTTGTCGAGCGTGCCGCCAACGCCAGTCAGCACGCTGCCGACCACGGTAGTGACAGGGTTGCCGGTACCGCCAGTACTGGCGACTTGAGTCCCCAGGCTGGTAACCGTCGAGCCGACTTTATCCAGCAGGCCATTGACTGGAGCGCCCAGGCCGGTTGCCGTACCGAGGTTGCCGGTGGTGTTTTCCACCAGCGATACCACAGGCACCACTACTTTGCCGCCGAGGGTGTTGGTCAGCGAGCCCAATGGACCGGTGGTGCTGGCGGTACTGAGGGTATCGCCGAGCATGGTTACCGTAGTGCCGACTTTATCCACTACGCCGCCGACTGCAGTGCCTACGCCGCCTGTCAGGCCGCCGACGACGGGTACACCGCCGAGGGTGGTCGACAGTGATTGGCCGGTGGTGGAGATGCCGCCGCCCAGGTCGGCGACGCCATTCCCTACGCCTGCCACAGTAACGCCCAGGGAGTTGGTATTGGTGCCC
This genomic stretch from Pseudomonas synxantha BG33R harbors:
- a CDS encoding collagen-like triple helix repeat-containing protein, with protein sequence MKTQVVLWKASTALALILAMSLGGCSSGGGGHKSSVAASSPDAGAGAGGGTGGGDGGTGGGTGGGTGGGDGGTGGGTGGGTGGGDGGTGGGTGGGTGGGDGGTGGGTGGGTGGGDGGTGGGTGGGTGGGDGGTGGGTGGGTGGGDGGTGGGTGGGTGGGDGGTGGGTGGGTGGGTGGGTGGGTGGGTGGGTGGGTGGGTGGGTGSTTTPLVTGQIAGTLGTTVGNVGVAVGDLGSTLNGVPIVGVTAGGLVTSAGTAVTSVGTGVTNGLGSLGTNTNSLGVTVAGVGNGVADLGGGISTTGQSLSTTLGGVPVVGGLTGGVGTAVGGVVDKVGTTVTMLGDTLSTASTTGPLGSLTNTLGGKVVVPVVSLVENTTGNLGTATGLGAPVNGLLDKVGSTVTSLGTQVASTGGTGNPVTTVVGSVLTGVGGTLDKSGGYVAPTGGTAAPGIPELVGGLVSNVGTGLNVGNTNGTVSAAGVTGGALGNTIASVGTVLGGTGVANTGATAPVAAVATNVGAALNPVTSGVTALTQNIGTTTGVGAPVNGLVTQVGGAVSSVGTNLTAANANPITNAVGTTVTAVGNTVGSVGGLVTGGTTGTSGGLLGGLNIGATTTTTGTATTTGGTTATGGLGGLLNGLTGK